In Planococcus sp. MB-3u-03, the DNA window CAGATAAACTCAAGACGCGCGCTTCCTTCGACTTGTTCAGGGATCATGTCCTCCCCTACTTTTGAACGGCGGAATTTCACAATTGCCAATACATAGATGATAGTGACGACGACGATAACGAATAACATGACAATGGATGACAAAATCAGCAAGTTGAACTGATCTTGTGCAACCTTACCAGCCGGTATCAGCGTCGAGATCTCTTCGCGCCCGCAGCCTGAAAGAAAAACAAGCAATGCGGTCATCAAGGCGAAGAGGCGCCATTTCTTAGGTCCTTTCATCATAGCTTTTCATACCCCTCTCTGAATAAAATGTTTTACAGTTAAGTAAAAGAGAAATTTAGACGAATACTGCAAAAATGATCATCGAGACAAATAGAATCGTCATATAGTTCAACGAATAGATGAACATTTTCTTCGCCCATTTCAAATCATCAGCTGCTTTGAAGCCCCGGATCGCAAGAACAAGCCATCCGATATTCAACGCTGTTGCTAAGATGATGAAGCCTATCCCAAGTTCCATAAGCAGGAACGGCAATGGGAAAAGCAGTAAAATCCATGCAAGCATCGATTTTTTTGTCCGGTGGAATCCTTTGACCACCGGTAGCATCGGAATATTTGCAGCCCGATACTCTTCCGTCCGTTTCATGGCAAGCGCATAAAAATGCGGCGGCTGCCAGATGAACATAATCAGAAACAGCGCCCATGCGCCCGTACCGAGCGCCGGCTCCACCGCAGCCCAGCCGATTAGCGGCGGGATTGCGCCGGAAATGCTGCCGACGATCGTGTTGCCGACATGCCGTCTCTTCGACCACATCGAATAGAGAACAACATAAGCCAAGATGCCGGCGATTCCAAACAGACCTGCTGAAACAGAAGCGGAAAACAAAAAGAGTTCGCCTATAACGATGAAAGAAATGGCGAGTGCCAAGACAGCGGATGGCTTGAACCTGCCCGTAACTGTCGGACGGGCTCTCTTGCTGGCCATCAATGGGTCAATATCTGTGTCGATATAATTATTCATCGCCGCAGACCCCGCAATGATCAATGCCGAACCGACGATCGTGTAGACGAGAATATCCATGTGATCAAGGAAATTCTTATCCGAAAACTGGAAAGCGAGCCACAGCCCCGTAAAGACGGTAATTAAATTGGAATTGACAATCCCAATCT includes these proteins:
- the cyoE gene encoding heme o synthase, producing the protein MSNGRSLSAEPTDAVESSTFTKDFLALIKIGIVNSNLITVFTGLWLAFQFSDKNFLDHMDILVYTIVGSALIIAGSAAMNNYIDTDIDPLMASKRARPTVTGRFKPSAVLALAISFIVIGELFLFSASVSAGLFGIAGILAYVVLYSMWSKRRHVGNTIVGSISGAIPPLIGWAAVEPALGTGAWALFLIMFIWQPPHFYALAMKRTEEYRAANIPMLPVVKGFHRTKKSMLAWILLLFPLPFLLMELGIGFIILATALNIGWLVLAIRGFKAADDLKWAKKMFIYSLNYMTILFVSMIIFAVFV